From a region of the Mercurialis annua linkage group LG1-X, ddMerAnnu1.2, whole genome shotgun sequence genome:
- the LOC126664820 gene encoding plant UBX domain-containing protein 11: MEGDHCLSALTYKGSIPQAIIESKNQKKLFVVYISGSDDAASLELERSTWTESKVAESLSKYCILLHLTEGSPDAVNFSAIYPYKIVPSIIAIGYNGVQLWQNEGFVTAEVLASTLEKAWLSLHIQDTTATVLTAALAAKKPELSASTSSDVGLSGEGSTSGIAVSNSADKHAQSSDARRPAAAETTKENYNCEVVEEKSTEDIDEQSPKSSNAVKSKSSEPKDSTSSTKEAKGLPIPMVIDQNDSFAEGMTSSSENDPVEEKISTHHSGGGGDSHIATNETNKEMREEGKDDIACDDKRVNTPSDVYLNIRLPSGANLQDKFSLTSTLRMVIDYVDRNQSSGLGSYNLAIPYPRKVFNNEDLNKSLSELGLFNRQALIVVPHQKSTSYLRGGSSSDQATIRNSDSTTASNGGYFAYIRSILSFINPLSYLGGNTSSSNPERPQPGMWEYSPNPALQNNPAREERPYSSNLQNRDSSASGRNDIRNRQPTTSRIGSNIHTLKHDEDDGRFDDRNAFWNGNSTQYGGNNDGK, translated from the exons ATGGAGGGGGATCATTGTCTATCTGCCCTTACTTACAAAGGATCAATTCCTCAAGCCATTATTGAATCTAAGAACCAGAAGAAGCTTTTTGTTGTTTATATTTCTG GTTCTGATGATGCTGCATCACTTGAACTGGAAAGATCCACATGGACTGAATCCAAA GTGGCAGAGTCGCTTTCTAAGTACTGCATTTTATTGCATCTTACAGAAGGAAGTCCTGATGCTGTCAATTTTTCTGCTATTT ATCCATATAAGATTGTCCCATCTATAATAGCTATCGGTTACAATGGAGTTCAACTTTGGCAAAATG AAGGATTTGTCACTGCTGAAGTTCTTGCCTCCACTTTAGAGAAAGCGTGGTTGAGTCTCCATATTCAG GATACAACTGCAACTGTCCTCACCGCAGCACTTGCTGCTAAGAAACCTGAACTATCTGCATCTACTTCATCAGATGTTGGCCTGTCTGGTGAAGGTAGTACTTCAGGTATTGCTGTGTCAAATTCAGCTGATAAACATGCACAGTCCTCAGATGCTAGACGACCAGCTGCTGCTGAGACAACGAAAGAAAATTACAATTGTGAAGTTGTTGAG GAAAAAAGTACTGAAGACATTGACGAGCAATCCCCAAAGTCTTCTAATGCTGTCAAGTCAAAAAGCAGTGAGCCTAAGGATTCCACATCCTCTACTAAAGAAGCGAAGGGGTTACCTATTCCTATGGTTATTGACCAAAACGACTCTTTTGCTGAGGGCATGACTTCTAGCTCTGAAAATGATCCTGTGGAAGAAAAGATTAGTACTCATCATTCAGGTGGTGGAGGAGATTCACATATAGCTACTAatgaaacaaataaagaaaTGCGAGAGGAAGGGAAGGATGACATTGCTTGTGATGATAAGAGAGTCAATACACCTAGTGACGTTTATTTAAATATCCGATTGCCCAGTGGTGCTAACTTACAAGATAAATTTTCTCTGACAAGTACTTTAAGAATGGTCATAGACTATGTGGACAGAAACCAATCAAGTGGGCTTGGCTCGTATAATCTTGCTATTCCTTACCCTCGCAAGGTGTTCAACAATGAAG aTTTAAACAAATCATTATCAGAGCTGGGGCTGTTCAACAGACAAGCATTGATAGTAGTTCCTCATCAGAAGTCCACAAGTTATCTCAGAGGGGGTTCTTCTTCTGACCAGGCAACTATAAGGAACAGTGATTCAACAACTGCAAGCAATGGGGGATATTTTGCATACATCAGAAGCATCTTATCATTTATTAATCCTCTTTCCTATCTTGGTGGTAACACAAGCTCGTCAAATCCTGAACGGCCTCAACCCGGCATGTGGGAGTATA GTCCAAATCCAGCACTCCAAAACAACCCTGCAAGAGAAGAGAGGCCTTATTCCAGCAACTTGCAAAACCGAGACTCTTCTGCATCTGGTAGAAATGACATCAGAAATAGGCAACCAACAACTTCTCGTATTGGAAGCAATATTCATACGCTGAAACATGACGAAGATGATGGTCGGTTTGATGATAGGAATGCCTTCTGGAACGGAAACTCAACTCAATATGGTGGGAACAATGATGGTAAATAA